From Trichoderma atroviride chromosome 1, complete sequence, one genomic window encodes:
- a CDS encoding uncharacterized protein (EggNog:ENOG41), with protein sequence MDGSHNQVRRAQTSLNQDSASTSYQVNVKRNKTRKWVEAKVQNYDGDDWGADEYDEESDHDSATPPPINPQLRTFTGTDLLHSRHNTPSPASSLSALPSLRSHVPQPPVPASESPRIAVASPDVSDLSIRSASDSIANDHVVSPQSVPVRDGDGSSYGNSYGNGSGNGSNPSLAGIAQLPSQAQQLQGPSGFNVSRTPSFEQAVKPSSTPPVAGDRFMTPPQNPATSPPPADQPPPVIYSPDNYSRLADDNEDYAALALGPTATAGSDQGAFVPAPLAREDTRDTWERDEEPSSHSDQPGSLGIHPDAVESQIDRGRMSVSPKLPDLSRMSAFGTDLFSSSASNTIPKEAVINKVHGDTGEEPTASPAAAPPAIDYNQASPSAAGQDHPEIAGGAPFSQSADLFPGRNMPSVPPLENAQPPRTTNCRCHV encoded by the exons ATGGACGGCTCGCACAACCAAGTGCGGCGAGCTCAGACTTCTCT AAACCAGGACTCTGCGTCAACTAGCTACCAGGTCAATGTTAAGCGCAACAAGACGCGGAAATGGGTCGAGGCCAAGGTCCAAAActatgacggcgacgactgGGGGGCTGACGAGTACGACGAAGAGTCTGATCACGACTCGGCCACGCCTCCGCCCATCAACCCCCAGCTGCGCACCTTTACCGGCACCGACCTGCTACACTCTCGCCACAACACGCCCAGCCCGGCCTCGAGCCTGAGTgcgctgccgtcgctgcgATCCCACGTTCCGCAGCCTCCCGTGCCGGCCAGCGAGTCTCCGCGCATTGCCGTTGCGTCGCCTGACGTGTCGGACCTCTCGATCCGCAGCGCCTCGGACTCGATTGCCAACGACCATGTGGTATCACCCCAGTCTGTGCCGGTgcgcgacggcgacggcagcagctACGGCAACAGCTACGGCAACGGCAgtggcaacggcagcaatCCGTCGTTGGCCGGCATAGCTCAGCTGCCCTCGCAGGCCCAACAGCTCCAGGGCCCAAGCGGCTTCAACGTGTCGCGCACTCCCAGCTTTGAACAGGCCGTGAAGCCCTCGTCCACTCCTCCCGTTGCTGGCGATCGTTTCATGACGCCGCCTCAGAATCCCGCCACATCCCCCCCGCCCGCGGACCAACCGCCTCCCGTCATCTACTCTCCCGATAACTACAGTCGTCTTGCGGATGACAATGAAGACTACGCGGCTCTAGCGCTAGGTCCGACTGCCACCGCTGGAAGCGATCAAGGTGCATTTGTGCCGGCACCTTTGGCTAGGGAGGATACACGTGATACGTGGGAAAGGGACGAGGAGCCTTCGTCTCATAGTGACCAGCCGGGCAGCCTGGGAATTCATCCAGACGCTGTTGAGTCTCAAATCGACCGTGGGCGAATGTCTGTCAGCCCCAAGCTGCCGGACCTTTCACGTATGTCTGCCTTTGGAACAGACCTCTTCTCATCGTCTGCAAGCAACACTATTCCAAAAGAAGCCGTCATTAACAAAGTTCATGGGGACACAGGTGAAGAGCCGACTGccagcccagcagccgccCCTCCAGCCATTGACTACAATCAAGCCAGTCCATCGGCTGCAGGCCAAGACCATCCAGAGATAGCGGGCGGTGCGCCCTTTTCTCAATCCGCCGATCTATTTCCTGGCAGAAACATGCCTTCTGTCCCCCCCCTTGAGAACGCCCAGCCCCCACGAACCACGAACTGCCGTTGCCATGTTTGA
- a CDS encoding uncharacterized protein (BUSCO:EOG092D31TX~TransMembrane:1 (i303-322o)) — protein sequence MAVASIQDRTAEFKSVLAQAQRRQNANKASAQRKSLLNDAQKSAANGDGRVRRSDFARKAAEIGRGISATMGKLEKLAQLAKRRTLFDDRPVEINELTFVIKQDLSSLNQQIGALQTMSKQQHPKADQEGEHNKNVVYLLQGKLTDVSVNFKDVLEARTKNIQASRSRTENFISSVSQHAQHSQPSLQQSASPLYGTPNRASPAPGNDTLSLNPGPMGDQQLMMMEEANPANSYIQQRGEAIEAIERTINELGGIFGQLATMVAEQSEMIERIDANTDDIVDNVDGAQRELMKYWSRVSSNRWLIAKMFGVLMIFFLLWVLVSG from the exons ATGGCCGTCGCATCGATCCAAGACCGGACCGCCGAGTTCAAATCGGTCCTCGCCCAGGCGCAGCGCCGCCAGAATGCAAACAAGGCGAGCGCGCAGCGGAAATCGCTGCTCAACGACGCGCAAAAGTCGGCCGCAAATGGAGATGGGCGAGTGAGGAGATCAGACTTTGCCAGGAAGGCGGCGGAGATTGGAAGAGGCATCTCGGCCACCATGGGCAAGTTGGAAAAGCTGGCGCAAC TCGCAAAGCGCCGCACCCTCTTTGACGACCGGCCTGTGGAAATCAACGAGCTCACATTCGTCATCAAGCAAGATTTGTCTTCCCTGAACCAGCAGATCGGCGCCCTGCAGACAATGTCGAAACAGCAGCACCCAAAGGCAGACCAGGAAGGCGAACACAACAAAAACGTCGTCTATCTACTACAGGGCAAGTTGACGGATGTCTCAGTCAACTTCAAGGACGTGCTGGAAGCCCGAACAAAGAACATTCAAGCGTCGCGGTCGCGCACCGAGAACTTTATATCTTCAGTGTCTCAGCATGCGCAGCACTCTCAGCCGTCCCTGCAGCAATCCGCATCGCCGCTATACGGGACCCCGAACCGAGCATCGCCTGCGCCTGGCAACGACACCCTATCGCTAAACCCCGGCCCCATGGGCGATcagcagctgatgatgatggaagaggcGAACCCGGCCAACTCGTATATCCAGCAGCGAGGCGAAGCCattgaggccattgagaGGACAATCAACGAGCTGGgcggcatctttggccaGCTGGCCACGATGGTTGCCGAGCAGAGCGAGATGATTGAGAGAATCGACGCCAACACGGACGACATTGTGGACAATGTGGACGGAGCGCAGCGCGAGCTGATGAAGTACTGGTCGCGAGTATCGAGCAACCGATGGCTGATTGCCAAGATGTTTGGAGTTTTGatgattttcttctt GCTATGGGTTCTGGTTTCGGGCtaa